One window of Fusobacterium sp. SYSU M8D902 genomic DNA carries:
- a CDS encoding histidine phosphatase family protein, with protein sequence MGKLILVRHGQTDMNVDGTYFGWLDPELNSKGREQVKKATTKLSQIHYDNIYSSDLKRCYETAQMINYLNRDIVTDKRLREINFGIFEGLTYEEIKKKYPEECERSEKEWETYNFVSGESPRDMQKRAVEFVEQLDLTKDNLVITHWGVINCILSWYFSKELESYWKYSLENGGICIIEFVDRYPVMKGLNI encoded by the coding sequence ATGGGAAAACTTATCTTAGTGAGACATGGACAGACAGACATGAATGTAGATGGAACATATTTTGGTTGGTTGGATCCAGAGCTTAATAGTAAGGGAAGAGAGCAGGTAAAGAAAGCTACAACCAAGTTATCTCAGATTCATTATGACAATATCTACTCTAGTGATTTAAAGAGATGTTATGAAACAGCTCAGATGATAAATTATTTAAATAGAGATATAGTTACAGATAAAAGGCTAAGAGAGATAAACTTTGGAATTTTTGAAGGACTTACCTATGAGGAGATAAAGAAAAAATATCCTGAAGAGTGTGAAAGAAGTGAAAAAGAGTGGGAAACTTATAACTTTGTTTCTGGAGAGAGTCCGAGAGATATGCAAAAAAGAGCAGTGGAGTTTGTGGAACAGCTAGATCTTACAAAGGATAATCTAGTGATAACTCACTGGGGAGTTATCAATTGTATATTGAGTTGGTATTTCTCTAAAGAGTTGGAGAGTTATTGGAAGTATTCATTAGAAAATGGTGGGATCTGTATAATTGAATTTGTAGATAGATATCCTGTAATGAAGGGATTAAACATATAA
- the radC gene encoding DNA repair protein RadC, which produces MESKVEGHRERLRKKYLQGGYSAFHEYEILELLLTYVIPRKDTKPIAKELIEKFGNLDNVVSANYEELYSITGIKESSAIFLKILGDLSKNLYRGELEREEIQLRDKNSLLRYLRSEIGFSNREEFKVLFVNNFNVLTGSETLFTGTIDKSAVYPREILERALFYKAKGVIFAHNHPSGNIRPSKQDIQITEHMKEVLELVEIKLLEHIIVTRDGYFSFLEEGLI; this is translated from the coding sequence ATGGAGAGTAAAGTTGAGGGTCATAGAGAAAGACTTAGAAAAAAATATTTACAGGGAGGCTATTCAGCTTTTCACGAATATGAGATACTAGAACTTTTATTGACATATGTGATACCTAGAAAAGATACTAAGCCAATAGCTAAAGAGTTGATAGAAAAATTTGGAAATTTAGACAATGTAGTAAGTGCTAATTATGAGGAGCTTTACAGTATAACAGGGATAAAGGAGAGCAGTGCAATCTTTCTAAAAATATTGGGAGATCTGTCTAAAAATCTCTATAGAGGAGAATTAGAGAGAGAGGAGATACAACTTAGAGATAAAAACTCTCTTTTGAGATATTTGAGAAGTGAGATTGGATTTTCAAATCGAGAGGAGTTTAAAGTCTTATTTGTAAATAATTTCAATGTACTTACAGGGAGTGAAACTCTTTTTACGGGAACAATAGATAAGAGTGCTGTATATCCGAGAGAGATCTTAGAGAGAGCGTTATTTTATAAGGCTAAGGGAGTGATATTTGCACATAATCACCCTTCTGGAAATATTAGACCTTCTAAGCAGGATATACAGATAACTGAACATATGAAAGAGGTTTTAGAACTGGTTGAAATAAAGTTATTAGAGCATATAATTGTGACAAGAGACGGATATTTTAGCTTTTTAGAAGAAGGCTTGATTTAG
- the cobT gene encoding nicotinate-nucleotide--dimethylbenzimidazole phosphoribosyltransferase, whose protein sequence is MKVKGIKSILGSVDGKDLESIKLAQEELDRKMKPQGSLGVIEKIALKLAGIYGYPVKNIDKKCHIVASADNGIIEEGISSCPEEYTRIVSEAMLNRIACIGLFTKRLGVEFNLVDIGIKEAIPREYANLYDRNVKRGTNNFYKEPAMSREECLKAIEIGMDMIKEKSEGVTIFSNGEMGIGNTSTSSAVLYSLTRGDIDEIVGRGGGLSDSGLLKKKKVIKESCERYNTFEMDPVDILAHVGGLDIACMVGMYLGALKYRQLMLVDGFISAVAALTACRIEPKVKDFILLTHMSEEPGMKVVLDNLDEKAFLNMEMRLGEGTGAVLTYPMIECAIDMINGMKTPVAVYELFK, encoded by the coding sequence ATAAAAGTGAAGGGAATAAAGAGTATTTTAGGGAGTGTAGATGGAAAAGATCTAGAGAGCATAAAATTAGCTCAAGAGGAATTGGATAGAAAGATGAAGCCACAGGGAAGTTTGGGAGTGATAGAGAAGATTGCTCTAAAATTGGCGGGAATATATGGATATCCAGTAAAAAATATAGATAAAAAATGTCATATTGTAGCTTCTGCAGATAATGGGATTATTGAAGAGGGTATATCTTCATGTCCAGAGGAGTATACAAGAATAGTATCAGAGGCAATGCTGAATAGAATAGCTTGTATTGGGTTGTTTACAAAAAGATTGGGCGTTGAGTTTAATTTAGTAGATATTGGAATAAAGGAAGCAATTCCAAGAGAGTATGCCAATCTGTATGATAGAAATGTAAAAAGAGGAACTAATAACTTTTACAAAGAGCCAGCAATGAGTAGAGAAGAGTGTTTGAAAGCCATAGAGATAGGTATGGATATGATAAAGGAAAAATCTGAAGGAGTAACTATTTTTTCAAATGGAGAGATGGGAATAGGAAATACTTCTACAAGCTCTGCAGTATTATACTCTTTAACTAGAGGGGATATAGATGAGATAGTAGGAAGAGGTGGAGGTCTTTCTGACTCTGGATTACTAAAAAAGAAAAAAGTGATAAAAGAGTCTTGTGAAAGATATAACACATTTGAGATGGATCCTGTTGATATCTTAGCTCATGTTGGTGGTTTGGATATAGCTTGTATGGTGGGAATGTATCTAGGAGCCTTAAAATATAGACAGTTGATGCTTGTAGATGGTTTTATCTCAGCAGTAGCAGCTTTAACAGCTTGTAGAATAGAGCCAAAAGTAAAAGATTTTATACTTCTTACACATATGAGTGAAGAGCCAGGAATGAAGGTTGTATTGGATAATTTAGATGAAAAAGCTTTTTTGAATATGGAGATGAGATTGGGAGAGGGAACAGGTGCTGTACTCACTTATCCAATGATAGAGTGTGCTATTGATATGATAAACGGGATGAAAACACCAGTAGCTGTATATGAACTTTTTAAATAG
- a CDS encoding stage 0 sporulation family protein: protein MENLNKEQQEIPQEPKFYNVLGVMFEVTKKRYYFEVVDKVEYKKGDKVIVDTIRGKEIGVVYGEPRMINEKDLVLPLKPVLKKASKEEEEKYKELKKLSLEAKNICKERINHHKLPMKLVETEYTFDKTKLIFYFTAEGRIDFRDLVKDLANIFRVRIELRQIGVRDEARILGTVGVCGKELCCRTFINKFDSVSIKMARDQGLVINPAKISGVCGRLLCCINYEYQQYEEALRRYPAVNQHVKTPSGDGKVMSISPLNGYLFVDVENKGMIKFDVDEIRFNIKEANRLKNAKTAEELAHKELEKE, encoded by the coding sequence ATGGAAAATTTAAATAAAGAACAACAAGAGATACCTCAAGAACCTAAATTTTATAATGTATTAGGAGTTATGTTTGAGGTTACTAAGAAGAGATACTACTTTGAAGTTGTAGATAAAGTTGAGTATAAAAAGGGAGATAAGGTAATAGTTGATACTATAAGAGGAAAAGAGATTGGAGTAGTTTATGGAGAACCAAGAATGATAAATGAAAAAGATCTAGTTCTACCTTTGAAACCAGTGTTGAAAAAAGCAAGTAAAGAGGAAGAGGAGAAGTACAAAGAGTTAAAAAAACTATCTCTAGAAGCTAAAAATATCTGTAAAGAGAGAATAAATCATCATAAATTACCAATGAAACTTGTAGAAACTGAGTATACATTTGATAAGACAAAATTGATATTTTACTTTACAGCAGAGGGAAGAATAGATTTTAGAGATCTGGTAAAGGACTTGGCTAATATATTTAGAGTTAGAATAGAGTTGAGACAGATCGGTGTTAGAGATGAAGCTAGAATATTGGGTACAGTAGGAGTATGTGGAAAAGAGCTATGTTGTAGAACTTTTATTAATAAATTTGACTCTGTATCTATAAAGATGGCAAGAGATCAGGGATTGGTAATAAATCCAGCAAAAATCTCTGGAGTGTGTGGAAGATTACTTTGCTGTATAAATTATGAGTATCAGCAATATGAAGAGGCATTAAGACGTTATCCAGCAGTTAATCAGCATGTAAAGACTCCAAGTGGAGACGGAAAAGTTATGAGTATAAGTCCTTTAAATGGGTATCTGTTTGTAGATGTAGAGAATAAAGGTATGATAAAATTTGATGTAGATGAGATTAGATTCAATATAAAAGAGGCAAATAGATTGAAAAATGCTAAGACAGCAGAGGAGTTAGCTCATAAGGAGTTAGAGAAGGAATAG
- a CDS encoding methyltransferase, with amino-acid sequence MLCKDENMTLLKDNYKIIQKINGFRFSVDAVILSDFFLPSKSGKILDIGTGNGVIPILLYAKDKGKDITGIDIQEENVLLAKKNVTLNSLDEYIKIIGCDIKDYSMGNSFDYIVSNPPYMKVDGKKQNDLTSKAIARHEIKLNLLELVKSAKKLLKPRGSFTFVHQSYRFTEIAKVLEECGFSLKRVRFVYFSKEKNSNLVLIEAWKGKKAQLEIMPPLFLEESGY; translated from the coding sequence ATGTTGTGTAAAGATGAAAATATGACATTACTAAAGGATAATTATAAGATTATTCAAAAAATAAATGGATTTAGATTTTCAGTAGATGCAGTGATACTATCAGACTTTTTTTTACCTAGTAAAAGTGGAAAAATATTGGATATAGGAACTGGAAATGGAGTGATTCCAATACTACTTTATGCTAAGGATAAGGGAAAGGATATAACAGGGATAGATATCCAAGAGGAGAATGTTCTATTAGCTAAAAAAAATGTAACATTAAATAGCTTAGATGAGTATATAAAAATAATAGGTTGTGATATCAAGGATTATTCAATGGGTAATTCCTTTGATTATATAGTTTCAAACCCACCATATATGAAGGTAGACGGAAAGAAACAAAATGATTTAACAAGTAAGGCTATAGCTAGACACGAGATAAAACTTAACTTATTGGAGCTTGTAAAAAGTGCTAAAAAACTTTTAAAACCAAGAGGAAGTTTTACCTTTGTACACCAAAGTTATAGATTTACAGAGATTGCAAAAGTATTGGAAGAGTGTGGTTTTTCTCTGAAAAGAGTGAGATTTGTCTATTTTTCTAAGGAGAAAAATTCAAATCTTGTTTTGATTGAAGCTTGGAAAGGAAAAAAAGCACAATTGGAGATAATGCCTCCTCTTTTTCTTGAGGAGAGTGGTTATTAA
- the dnaN gene encoding DNA polymerase III subunit beta, with protein MKIIIERLEFLKRLRIIEKVITENKIRPIISCAYVETRGDKLFFCGTNLESTITTEMKCSEVIEGGKIVFQYQLVEEYLKELKDEVVTFIEKDGNLLIESSDSASEFSLMDASDFPKILVDENFSEKTEIFKIESQELANIFEKVKYAAALSSDNLAINCVKMENEKNRLKFITTDTYRLVYLEKELDEITEDIEVSIPLNTVESMTKLLRSIENTEIKFYFINKSIFFKMEDVLIVSRVIDMAFPNYKGILKNNNYDKKLTIKAEVFMKMLKRIIIFVRNNSESKYGATFQLNNGELKVNGVNEIAKINEELKVEYEGDNIRIALNTKFLADFIQNLDKEKEITLEFIASNNSVKIRENEVEEYIYILMPLALKD; from the coding sequence GTGAAGATTATAATAGAAAGATTAGAATTTTTAAAAAGACTGAGAATCATAGAAAAGGTAATAACAGAAAATAAGATCAGACCAATAATATCATGTGCATATGTGGAAACAAGAGGAGATAAACTATTTTTCTGTGGGACAAACTTAGAGTCAACTATTACAACTGAGATGAAGTGTAGTGAGGTAATAGAGGGTGGAAAAATTGTTTTTCAATACCAGTTGGTAGAAGAGTATTTGAAAGAATTGAAAGACGAGGTTGTGACATTTATTGAAAAAGATGGAAATCTATTGATAGAGAGTTCAGATTCAGCTTCAGAGTTTTCATTGATGGACGCTTCAGATTTTCCTAAAATATTAGTAGATGAAAACTTTTCAGAAAAGACAGAGATATTTAAAATAGAGAGTCAAGAGTTAGCTAATATATTTGAAAAGGTTAAGTATGCAGCAGCTCTTTCAAGTGACAATTTAGCAATAAACTGTGTAAAAATGGAAAATGAAAAAAACAGATTAAAATTTATTACAACAGATACATATAGACTTGTGTATTTAGAGAAGGAGTTAGATGAGATAACAGAGGATATTGAAGTTAGCATTCCTCTTAATACAGTTGAGTCAATGACAAAATTATTGAGAAGTATAGAGAATACAGAGATAAAATTTTATTTTATAAATAAAAGTATCTTCTTTAAAATGGAAGATGTATTGATTGTAAGTAGGGTTATAGATATGGCATTCCCAAATTATAAGGGAATTTTGAAAAATAATAACTATGATAAAAAACTTACAATAAAAGCAGAAGTATTTATGAAAATGTTAAAAAGAATTATTATTTTTGTAAGAAATAACTCTGAATCAAAATATGGAGCTACTTTTCAATTGAATAATGGTGAATTAAAAGTAAATGGTGTAAATGAAATTGCTAAAATTAATGAGGAGTTAAAAGTAGAGTATGAGGGAGATAATATAAGAATAGCACTGAATACAAAATTTTTAGCTGACTTTATACAAAATTTAGATAAAGAGAAGGAGATAACTTTAGAATTTATCGCTTCTAATAACTCTGTAAAGATAAGAGAAAACGAGGTAGAGGAGTATATTTATATACTGATGCCATTAGCTTTAAAAGACTAA
- a CDS encoding DEAD/DEAH box helicase, which produces MEKLEKFRELGLSEKTLKALAKKGYEQPTPIQALTIPALLNGDKDIIGQAQTGTGKTAAFSLPILENFEPNKNIQAIVLAPTRELALQVAEEMNSLAHGKKIRITPVYGGQSIEFQIRQLKKGTDIIVGTPGRVMDLMDRKLIKLQDLKFFILDEADEMLNMGFVEDIEKILEATNEDKRMLFFSATMPNEILKIAKNHMKEYEVLAVKARELTTDLTDQIYFEVHERDKFEALCRIIDLTKEFYGIVFCRTKNDANDLVGKLNDRGYDAEGLHGDISQNYREVTLKRFKAKKINVLVATDVAARGIDVNDLSHVINYSIPQEAESYVHRIGRTGRAGKEGTAITFITPQEYRRLLQIQRIVKTEIRKERVPEVKDVIQAKKFRLMEELNGILAEGNYDNFKEFAKELLNGEQALDIVSALLKHAYDDILDENNYNEISEVKLEKSGKVRLFIALGRKNAMTPKKLVDYVIKRSKVDDRKIKNVEVFENFSFMSVPFTEAEMILEAFQKEKNGKKPLVEKAKDKSGDSSKGKERKENSRRKKKEN; this is translated from the coding sequence ATGGAAAAATTAGAAAAATTTAGAGAATTAGGATTAAGTGAAAAAACATTAAAGGCTTTGGCAAAAAAGGGGTATGAACAACCTACTCCAATACAGGCATTAACAATACCAGCTCTATTAAATGGAGATAAAGATATAATAGGACAGGCTCAAACAGGAACAGGAAAAACTGCAGCATTTTCATTACCAATACTTGAGAATTTTGAACCAAATAAAAATATTCAAGCTATAGTATTAGCTCCAACTAGAGAGTTAGCTCTACAAGTAGCAGAGGAGATGAATAGCTTAGCACACGGTAAGAAGATAAGAATTACTCCTGTATATGGAGGACAATCAATAGAGTTCCAAATAAGACAATTAAAAAAAGGAACAGATATCATTGTTGGAACTCCAGGAAGAGTTATGGACTTAATGGATAGAAAACTTATTAAGTTACAAGACTTAAAGTTTTTCATTCTTGATGAAGCAGATGAGATGTTAAATATGGGATTTGTTGAGGACATAGAAAAGATTCTTGAAGCGACAAATGAAGATAAGAGAATGCTATTTTTCTCAGCAACTATGCCAAATGAGATATTGAAGATAGCTAAAAATCATATGAAAGAGTATGAAGTATTAGCTGTAAAAGCTAGAGAGTTAACAACAGATTTAACTGACCAAATATATTTTGAAGTGCATGAGAGAGATAAATTTGAAGCTTTATGCAGAATAATTGATTTAACAAAAGAGTTCTATGGAATTGTTTTCTGTCGTACAAAAAATGATGCTAACGATCTAGTAGGAAAGTTAAATGATAGAGGGTATGATGCAGAAGGATTACATGGAGATATTAGCCAAAACTATAGAGAAGTTACTTTGAAAAGATTTAAGGCTAAAAAGATAAATGTACTTGTAGCAACTGATGTAGCTGCTAGAGGGATAGACGTAAATGATCTATCACATGTAATTAACTACTCTATTCCTCAAGAAGCTGAGAGTTATGTACACAGAATAGGAAGAACTGGAAGAGCAGGAAAAGAGGGAACTGCTATTACATTTATAACTCCACAAGAGTATAGAAGACTTCTTCAGATTCAAAGAATAGTTAAAACTGAGATCAGAAAAGAGAGAGTACCTGAAGTTAAAGATGTAATTCAAGCTAAAAAGTTTAGACTTATGGAAGAGTTAAATGGAATTTTAGCTGAAGGAAACTATGATAACTTTAAAGAGTTTGCTAAGGAACTTTTAAACGGTGAGCAAGCATTGGATATAGTATCAGCTCTATTGAAACATGCTTATGATGATATTCTAGATGAAAATAATTACAATGAGATAAGTGAAGTTAAGCTAGAAAAATCTGGAAAAGTTAGATTGTTTATAGCATTGGGAAGAAAAAATGCTATGACTCCTAAGAAATTGGTGGACTATGTAATAAAAAGATCAAAAGTTGATGATAGAAAGATAAAAAATGTAGAGGTATTTGAAAACTTCTCATTTATGTCAGTTCCATTTACAGAAGCTGAAATGATACTTGAAGCATTCCAAAAAGAGAAAAATGGAAAGAAACCATTAGTAGAAAAAGCTAAGGATAAATCAGGGGACTCTAGCAAAGGTAAAGAGAGAAAAGAGAACTCAAGAAGAAAGAAAAAAGAGAACTAA
- a CDS encoding ankyrin repeat domain-containing protein: MELLKFVEQDDLKGFKENLDMDSIEELDDKKNTILHLCVEMDKYEFVDALLYNGADPNAKNKDGNTALHISAQKDSGKIMEILLEFGGDLDIKNNHQRTAINLARVSKSNNVLKVIENSGADYVGAGSGFEKMSHHRRLEDY, encoded by the coding sequence ATGGAACTTTTAAAATTTGTTGAACAAGATGATCTAAAAGGATTTAAAGAAAATTTAGATATGGACTCTATTGAGGAGTTGGATGATAAGAAAAATACAATTTTACATCTTTGTGTAGAAATGGATAAGTATGAGTTTGTAGATGCTTTATTATACAATGGGGCAGATCCTAATGCTAAGAATAAAGATGGAAATACAGCTCTACATATTTCAGCTCAAAAAGATAGTGGAAAGATAATGGAAATTTTATTAGAATTTGGTGGAGATTTAGATATAAAAAATAATCATCAGAGAACAGCTATTAACTTAGCAAGAGTTTCTAAGTCAAACAATGTACTAAAAGTTATTGAAAATAGTGGTGCTGATTATGTAGGAGCTGGAAGTGGCTTTGAAAAGATGAGTCATCATAGAAGATTAGAAGATTATTAA
- the cobS gene encoding adenosylcobinamide-GDP ribazoletransferase — translation MNGIALLFKFMTRLPVGFEPKFDSDNLGKSMKFFPIVGMVMGIILFGFYWGLSYIIYSPMVMAVILVIIEVILTGGLHLDGLADTFDGIFSYRSKQKMLDIMKDSRLGTNGGLVLILYFILKVALIYELEMVVGLSTGVIFLLIPAFARLNSVINCASAPYARATGMGKTFVDHTNSCGVLVATVLTLIYGAVVCKIFMLPYTLLITIPVLMVLGYIFAKLMTRKIGGITGDTLGAVVELSEVIGIFVLYVCTAVLL, via the coding sequence ATGAACGGAATAGCACTACTTTTTAAATTTATGACAAGATTACCCGTTGGGTTTGAGCCAAAATTTGATTCAGATAACTTAGGAAAGAGTATGAAATTTTTTCCTATAGTTGGAATGGTAATGGGAATAATTTTATTTGGATTTTATTGGGGGTTAAGTTATATAATTTATTCGCCAATGGTAATGGCTGTAATATTAGTGATAATAGAGGTAATTTTAACAGGTGGATTACATCTAGATGGACTTGCAGATACTTTTGATGGAATATTCAGTTATAGAAGTAAGCAGAAGATGTTGGATATAATGAAGGACTCAAGATTGGGGACAAATGGTGGATTAGTATTAATACTTTATTTTATACTTAAGGTTGCTCTAATCTATGAATTGGAAATGGTTGTAGGTTTATCAACTGGGGTTATATTTTTATTGATTCCAGCTTTTGCAAGATTAAATAGTGTAATTAACTGTGCTTCAGCTCCATATGCAAGAGCTACTGGAATGGGAAAAACTTTTGTGGATCATACTAATTCTTGTGGAGTGTTAGTGGCAACAGTACTAACTTTAATATATGGTGCAGTTGTATGTAAGATTTTTATGCTACCTTATACACTATTAATTACAATACCAGTATTAATGGTGTTAGGATACATATTTGCAAAACTTATGACTAGAAAAATAGGTGGAATAACAGGGGATACATTGGGAGCTGTTGTTGAACTTTCAGAGGTAATAGGAATATTCGTTTTATATGTGTGTACAGCTGTTTTACTATAG
- a CDS encoding GNAT family N-acetyltransferase, which produces MNFRKAEIKDVEDILEIISHAKDYMKENGLTQWNGEYPNREVILGDIEKKIGYVLIVDNLVRGYLVVDFVDDEIYRAIRGAWKTDSEYASIHRCAMHKTLRGKGYGSELFKFAENLAISKNISSVRVDTAPDNLTMKHLFEKNGYEYCGLVFIAGDKIAYEKVLK; this is translated from the coding sequence ATGAATTTTAGAAAAGCTGAAATCAAAGATGTAGAAGATATTTTAGAGATAATATCCCATGCTAAAGATTATATGAAAGAAAATGGTCTTACTCAATGGAATGGAGAATATCCAAATAGAGAGGTTATCTTAGGAGATATAGAAAAAAAGATAGGATATGTTTTAATTGTAGATAATCTTGTAAGAGGGTACCTTGTGGTAGATTTTGTTGATGATGAGATCTATAGAGCTATTAGAGGAGCTTGGAAAACTGATTCTGAGTACGCTTCTATACATAGATGTGCTATGCATAAAACTCTTAGAGGAAAGGGGTATGGAAGTGAACTTTTTAAATTTGCTGAGAATTTAGCAATAAGTAAAAATATCTCATCAGTAAGAGTTGATACTGCACCTGACAATCTAACTATGAAACACCTATTTGAAAAAAATGGTTATGAGTATTGTGGATTAGTATTTATTGCTGGGGATAAAATAGCATATGAAAAAGTTTTGAAATAA
- the cobU gene encoding bifunctional adenosylcobinamide kinase/adenosylcobinamide-phosphate guanylyltransferase, whose translation MGRIVYFTGGARSGKSLQAEKYIFDKEYTQKIYLATSIPFDDEMKARVKKHKEQRGENWITIEGYSNLIEKISPYAERDGVILLDCLTNMVTNLMIMDRECDWDNISTDEVDRIELEIKDEIESFFEYVKNQKIDVVVVSNELGMGVVPAYPLGRYFRDICGRMNQIAGTYADEAYMAVSGLQLKLK comes from the coding sequence ATGGGAAGAATAGTATATTTTACAGGTGGAGCTAGGAGTGGAAAGAGTCTTCAAGCAGAAAAATATATTTTTGATAAAGAGTATACACAGAAAATATATTTAGCTACTTCAATTCCATTTGATGATGAGATGAAAGCTAGGGTAAAAAAGCATAAAGAGCAACGAGGAGAAAATTGGATAACAATTGAAGGGTATAGCAATCTCATTGAAAAAATTTCACCGTATGCAGAGAGAGATGGAGTAATTCTTTTAGATTGTCTAACTAATATGGTAACCAATCTTATGATAATGGATAGAGAGTGTGATTGGGATAATATCTCAACTGATGAAGTAGATAGGATAGAATTAGAGATTAAAGATGAGATTGAAAGCTTTTTTGAGTATGTGAAAAATCAAAAGATAGATGTGGTAGTTGTTTCCAATGAGTTGGGAATGGGGGTTGTTCCAGCCTATCCGCTAGGAAGATATTTTAGAGATATATGTGGAAGAATGAATCAAATAGCTGGAACTTATGCAGATGAGGCCTATATGGCAGTATCAGGTTTACAATTAAAATTAAAATAG
- a CDS encoding alkaline phosphatase — MLSRKKIMFLGMTMMAVTSFAQAKYVFYFIGDGMGAGQRQITEEFKKQVLKKDEKLLMNSLPTVGITTTYSANTLITDSAAAGTALATGHKTNNGYIAKDKDGKDLKTLLEIAQEKGMATGLVTTTRITHATPAVFASHNIDRDDENGIAVDYVDSGVDYLAGGGYRHFVGKNSGLTSKRKDDRDLIGEFKERGYQVYLGEKSIKDFEKWNPKEGEKVLATFKASHMPYTIDDKNGEYPTLKEMTDKGIELLSKDKDGFFIMVEGGRIDHASHAQDVAGTIYDTLAFDDAIKSAYEFYKKYPQDTLIVVAADHETGGMGLGFGNNYYMKLDELKNVKVSIEDTLQGIYKGDKTEYFNYIEKNLGLKNLTDKEKESILKAMKIEDEKEEVGDTFGGYSPTAIAVAHIISERSGMQWTTFAHTGVQVPLAVVGEGAEKFTGFKDNTDVARSIANSMGKEIK, encoded by the coding sequence ATGTTAAGTAGAAAAAAAATAATGTTTTTAGGAATGACAATGATGGCAGTGACAAGCTTTGCACAAGCTAAGTATGTATTCTATTTTATAGGAGATGGAATGGGAGCGGGTCAAAGACAGATAACTGAAGAGTTTAAAAAACAGGTGTTAAAAAAAGATGAAAAATTATTGATGAACTCACTACCAACAGTAGGAATAACAACTACTTATTCAGCAAACACTTTAATAACAGATTCAGCAGCAGCAGGAACAGCCCTAGCAACAGGACACAAAACTAACAATGGATATATAGCAAAAGATAAAGATGGAAAAGATTTAAAAACCCTTTTAGAAATAGCACAAGAAAAAGGTATGGCAACAGGATTAGTAACAACTACAAGAATAACTCATGCAACTCCAGCTGTATTTGCTTCACATAATATAGATAGAGATGATGAAAATGGTATAGCTGTTGATTATGTGGATAGTGGTGTAGATTATTTAGCTGGGGGAGGATATAGACATTTTGTTGGAAAAAATAGTGGATTAACAAGTAAAAGAAAAGATGATAGAGATTTAATAGGTGAGTTTAAAGAGAGAGGATATCAAGTATATTTAGGGGAAAAATCAATAAAAGATTTTGAGAAGTGGAATCCTAAAGAGGGAGAAAAAGTTTTAGCTACTTTTAAAGCTTCACATATGCCATATACAATAGATGATAAAAATGGAGAGTATCCAACTTTAAAAGAGATGACTGATAAGGGAATAGAACTTTTATCTAAAGATAAAGATGGATTCTTTATAATGGTAGAGGGAGGAAGAATAGACCATGCTTCTCATGCTCAAGATGTTGCAGGGACAATATATGATACTCTAGCTTTTGATGATGCAATAAAATCAGCATATGAATTTTACAAAAAATATCCACAAGATACATTAATAGTTGTAGCAGCTGACCATGAAACAGGTGGAATGGGATTGGGATTTGGGAATAATTACTATATGAAATTAGATGAGCTAAAAAATGTAAAAGTCTCAATAGAAGATACATTACAAGGGATATATAAAGGAGATAAAACAGAGTATTTTAACTATATTGAAAAAAACTTAGGACTTAAAAATTTAACTGATAAAGAAAAAGAAAGTATTTTAAAAGCTATGAAAATAGAAGATGAGAAGGAAGAGGTTGGAGATACATTTGGTGGATATAGTCCTACTGCAATAGCTGTAGCCCATATTATATCAGAAAGATCAGGAATGCAATGGACTACTTTTGCACATACAGGAGTACAAGTACCATTGGCAGTTGTAGGTGAAGGAGCAGAGAAATTTACAGGATTTAAAGATAACACTGATGTGGCTAGAAGTATAGCTAACAGCATGGGAAAAGAGATAAAATAA